One segment of Marinobacter sediminum DNA contains the following:
- a CDS encoding J domain-containing protein has product MQWILGIALAAAVFVVLKQWGALTPEKKKSAIWKVVLVVGAALLLFMVLTGRVHVLTAAVAALIPLLRKLPGLLKFAPAFRQHLGTGDGNRAGSDSSEGQTAAHGNMSEQEACEVLGVRRGCSEEEIVLAHRRLIQKLHPDRGGNDYLAAKINEAKSVLIRPYRT; this is encoded by the coding sequence ATGCAGTGGATTCTCGGCATCGCTCTGGCGGCCGCAGTTTTTGTTGTGCTTAAACAATGGGGCGCGTTGACGCCGGAAAAGAAAAAGTCCGCCATCTGGAAAGTTGTCCTGGTCGTCGGTGCTGCGCTTCTTCTGTTCATGGTCCTGACCGGAAGGGTGCATGTCCTGACCGCCGCCGTTGCCGCCTTGATTCCGCTATTGCGCAAGCTTCCGGGGCTATTAAAATTTGCGCCTGCGTTCAGGCAGCATCTGGGGACAGGCGACGGTAACCGGGCTGGAAGCGACTCCAGTGAGGGGCAAACTGCGGCTCATGGCAATATGTCAGAGCAGGAAGCCTGTGAGGTGCTGGGTGTTCGCAGGGGGTGTAGCGAGGAAGAAATTGTCCTTGCCCATCGCCGTTTGATCCAGAAGCTGCACCCGGATCGTGGCGGCAATGACTACCTGGCGGCCAAGATCAACGAAGCCAAGAGTGTCCTGATCCGACCCTACCGTACCTGA
- a CDS encoding efflux RND transporter periplasmic adaptor subunit, with protein MRTASRFVIVIIFLGVVLGGIFGYKFYQFDQMSEKMGQPQPPAQISAVKARTELWTPAIKAVGSIEAVNGINVANEVPGVIEAINFESGDSVKEGDVLIRIDSAIDQAGLRTRKAEAQLANQEFKRVSDLLPKRAVSQSQYDEAKANFDAARARVNEAEAELSKKIIRAPFDGRLGIRLVDQGEYIATGTAIVEINMLDPIYVDYTLSEKNLQNVGNGYPVIATVAAVPDQKFEGTVSAINTSVSPETRTVRIRATLDNREHLLRPGMFATVMTRQPKDDEVITVPRTAVSYNTYGDFVFVVEKNDQGNLVVNRRSITSGETRDGRVAILSGLNEGETVVSKGLLRLRAGQSVEIQDDSAKSQGAPE; from the coding sequence ATGCGCACTGCCTCCCGCTTCGTGATCGTTATCATCTTCCTTGGTGTCGTCCTTGGCGGCATTTTTGGTTACAAGTTTTACCAGTTTGACCAGATGAGCGAGAAAATGGGCCAGCCACAACCACCGGCCCAGATCTCTGCAGTGAAAGCCAGGACCGAGCTGTGGACACCGGCGATAAAAGCGGTTGGCAGCATTGAAGCCGTCAACGGTATCAATGTCGCTAATGAAGTCCCGGGGGTAATCGAAGCCATCAACTTTGAGTCCGGCGACAGTGTCAAAGAGGGCGACGTCCTGATCCGTATCGACTCTGCCATTGACCAGGCCGGTCTTCGGACCCGGAAAGCCGAAGCCCAGTTGGCCAACCAGGAGTTCAAGCGGGTCTCCGACCTGTTGCCCAAGCGCGCAGTTTCCCAGTCCCAGTATGATGAAGCCAAGGCCAATTTCGATGCCGCCCGCGCGCGCGTCAACGAGGCTGAAGCCGAGCTCAGCAAGAAAATCATTCGTGCGCCCTTTGATGGCAGACTGGGCATCCGCCTGGTCGACCAGGGCGAATACATCGCAACTGGCACGGCGATCGTGGAAATCAACATGCTGGACCCCATTTACGTGGATTACACGTTGTCGGAGAAGAACCTGCAGAATGTGGGGAACGGCTATCCGGTCATTGCGACCGTTGCGGCAGTACCTGACCAGAAGTTTGAAGGGACGGTCAGTGCGATCAATACTTCCGTGAGCCCGGAAACCCGCACCGTTCGTATTCGCGCCACCCTGGACAACCGGGAGCATCTCTTGCGCCCGGGCATGTTTGCCACGGTGATGACTCGTCAGCCCAAGGATGATGAGGTAATTACCGTGCCCCGCACGGCGGTTTCATACAACACCTACGGTGACTTTGTTTTCGTGGTGGAAAAGAACGATCAGGGTAATCTGGTCGTGAATCGCCGCTCCATTACTTCCGGTGAAACCCGTGACGGCAGGGTTGCCATCCTGTCCGGCCTGAACGAGGGTGAAACCGTCGTCTCCAAGGGGCTGCTGCGTTTGCGTGCTGGCCAGTCAGTTGAGATTCAGGACGATTCCGCGAAGTCGCAGGGGGCGCCTGAATAA